A window of Hordeum vulgare subsp. vulgare chromosome 5H, MorexV3_pseudomolecules_assembly, whole genome shotgun sequence genomic DNA:
TTGGTTGAATCATGTCACCGACTCACTGGAGAAGGCGAATGAGTTTAATGGGATAAGTTTGAAGTTCTACTTCAAATGGACAACCAGAAAATATTCTGGTGCAGTAGAAGGATAATACACTCTTCTACATTGATGATATGCTTGTGGAATGACATTCCCAAGATATTTTGGAGATTTTACGTAGTCTCCTAGTTATCCCAATATATCATTAGCATATAATTGTACTACTACAGGTGGTATAATTTGCAACATCTTGTACACGGGACATAATAGTTGTGACAAATTGAGTGTATGAATCAGTTCATACTCAATATTGTTGCGTACACAATGATTTTTTCCTCCTTTATAAGTTTGGTATGAGGACGATTAGAAAAATTATTGATAATTCAATTGGCCACAACAAAGTTGCAATATTCCTGACAATCGAAAGATTTTATGTGCACTGCATGTGCCATGGAGGAATTGATTTTAAGGCACTCTCACCTTCAAATTTGAATGTGCCACTCATTATTCTTGAACGGATTCAAGAATGATGCAAAATTTTCAACCATTGGTTGGATTATTTTGGTACATCATGGTATTCATAGACACATCTAGAAGATGGTCTTAGGTGTGTATCATCCGCACAAAACCATGTGTTTACTGAATTAAGTGCTCAAATTGACGAATTTCGAGCAAATGATCCTACGCATGGGATAATTCCATTGGAATGAAaatgtcgttgaacttgattcacGAGAAATCCATGATCATATTCAGTACATCGTGTACCTATCCTGAATGGTGTGGCTAGATCTCTTATCAACGTGAGTCAAATTGCATGGCCATTGCTACAGAATTGTGATGATCCAACATTTTGTTGGTGGTAACATGCGGTCTCACACGCCGCATATTTGTTTTAAATGAGATCAAATGCATATAATAATGCATCCCCTTGCAGTTTGTACGTGGAAATTAGTGAAGCATTTCCCATCTGCGGTAATTCAgttgcataccgatatcaccaccccaGCGTACATTACGAGCCTTCACATATATTTGGGATCGATGTGAGGAATAACTGTGGGATGATTGTTAATCCGTCAAATACCTTAACCCTAGCGAGGGAGTTATATGTAGCTCGTACGCTGATTACTTTTGCAATAAGGACAttttctggcattagggggagaaatgTACCACATAGAATGccaggaaatgcaaaagaaatgtCATAGACATTTTGTCCACGTACTTCAGAATCTGAACTAGAGATTCAGATTATGAGAATTTGCAACATATTCCAAATAAACTGCCAtatacatttactgatgacaaaggcGTCATTGAATTTACGTACCAGAACGAGTGGAGGTACCTAATAACCACTCGTAtccccagatgagagcaagagggggagaattCTGGTCACATGGGATTAAGTTCTCATATGTttccgcggaaatagaggaaattGTCTCCTCAATAAGTAAGTGTGATTCAACCTTGCGTTGAATGACACCTGATGGATGCGCGTCATCCATAGCCCAGCACCGATGTGCACCCATTTTTTTATGGTGCtcggacatcgaaacaccttgactccgtTGTTGTGGGAAATCATAAGGAGTTAAGAGGCATAATGAGAATTCCACAAATGATATCGATTCAAGAAAATCGTATATTGAAAGTCTACATATGTCGACATAAATTTCTTCTTGAGAATTGCAGAAATCCTTTTGGGccgtgaaccaaaatccatggaaaGTGTTGTTGATACTTATATTGGTTCAAATGAAAGGAAGTAATTAAAAAGAGTAGCACTCGCTCATCAAAAGGGAGGTGTTTACCATAGTAAAACCtgctcctcataagtatcttccgtAGTGAAGAGAAGTGATTTTTCGTTCAGAAACGAAATagatgaggtggtgagaaagcaaGACTTGTAGCACATGGGTTTccgcagagacccgacatcagtTATGATGTAGCATACCTTCTAggtatgagtggaattatgtTTCGATACTGAACTGGCAGTACAAATCCATATTGTTGATGTATGTAATGGCTACATACTCACATGGATCATTCAGTTCGGATATATATATTGAAGTCGTTGAAATGACTTAATATTCCGAATCCAATGATAAATCACAACATGTGTGTCAAGCTTCAGAAGTCATTCTTTGACTCTGAATTTGGTCGGAGAGTCgtgtggtacaaccgactaagtgagttacTCCTTAACAAGGATTACTctaattttgatgattgttgatgtgtattcatgaagatatcatgaatTGGATTTACATCTtattattgatgtggatgatcttACCATCAATGTCTATACAAGACATATTAAATACACACAATCATTTTGAGACGGATATTTGGGTCAAACCAAATGATGCTAAGTTTATAGCTTTAGCAAAATCCCTCGGGAATAAATGTATGTCAGTCTTTATATATCTGGAAATATTGAAAATGTTCAATATTGATATATCTTATCAAAGACACATATGGTCGTATTATACCTCACACGGGACACAAgtccatggaagatggtgaagtgATAATGGACATGAAGTTCCACATCTGAGTACCATCATAGCACTCATGTATATTTCAAAGTAagtcaggcctgacactatattttTTGGCAATTTATTGAGAGTGCGATCCCCAATAAAAGGTATAATGGTTGGTGTAAGAAATATATTCGGATATGTCCAAGACACAAACATTCGTGATTAATTCCATTGAGATAATCAAGATGGGACCATGGTGTGATATCGTGATAGTGgctgataatctgatcacaacaaTGCCATATCAAAGACTGGATTTAATGGAAGAGTATTCTGAGTGAAGCTAAATGAGTCCTTCCTATAATCATTCTGCCATAACTATGTTTGAAGCATGACAAGATATACATGTCTTCGCAGAATGACTGGTCACATGTGAGATCATGTGGAGATTCATTGGAATGAAAGATCATTATCTACCAAGATAATATCACTTGTATTGCTTATGGGTTATATTTATCCTCGTGGATTATAGAAATGTAAGAGGATAATCTGCAAACAAATTATTGTGAGGTTCACAATGTCTCTACCAACATTTATATTCCAGAGTCGCATTcgtggaattggtatgagacaacATTGATATTTGCGAAATTCAGGGGGAGTAAAATCCCATGTTATAACCTGTTGGTGATCTTCAAATCAttcatattgtactctttttccctttatGAGTTTTCCAAGATGGTTTCTCAtataaggtttttaacgagacaatataaaTACAAGTGCGGATGTATGCCATATtggtttctccttatatttttcccactgggttttaaaaGAGTTTTCGATGGCATATTATTATAAGGTTTCTCCtcaatttttcccacagggtttttggaggagttTTCAATATACAGATGACGAATTGATCAAGGGGGAGTGTTGAGAAATAAAACATGTGATCAATTGTATGgaagggatgccttccaggaGGTGTCtgtattttttttttgagagaaCCACATGTTTCATTAATCGAAAAACAAGTTACAATAAGCAACACACGTGGAAACTAAAAAACAAACCGAGATAAAATGATTATCCTGAATTTGCAGATAAAAACCTAAGATATCGAGAAATACAAAACGATCCCTATGGTTTCCTGCAACCACCATAGCGAACGGCCGCTGCCCAACTCCAGCGCCGCCGAGACGAACGCCGGAAGAGACGCTGAGCCTCCACCATCCCAAGATCAGAGAAAGCACCATCGCCAACGAGGCTTTGTGAGTCGATGAACGGGCCCGTTGCACGCAGCAAGGCACATGTCGCCGTGGCACGTCGACCGGGGGACGTCCCCGTGCTGTCTTGGACCAAGATTTGTCGCCTCCCATCGACGAAGTCGGAGAAGAACGATAGATCCACCACCTCCGGACCGGCATCCTCGCTCCAGAAGAACCACCTCACCCCGGCCGCCAGCGCCGTCGCGAATAACCACGAACGCCAGCGACAGACCGAGAAACAGATCTCGTCAGATCTGAAGAACAGCGAGAGGACCAAGCTGCCGATTTGAAGGACCGAGCAGCACACGTAGCCATCAACTCCGAGACGCCGCCATGAAGGTCGCTGCCAGTATGGAAATAGAGTTGAGGCAAATTTATTTGCCCGGACGTCGCTCCCACCACCCCAACGACGTCCCAAGAAAACACAAGACCAACCCTAACTACAAGCCGGCGTCGCAGCGCCGTGGTCCCCACCGCCTCACGTCGCCGGAGTGGGCAACGGAGGAGGCAGGGACCGGTGACGGCCGACGTCGTTGGGGGCAGTTAGATCGCCTCCTGATCGCCAATTTCCTTGGGGGCAGCGCGGTTGGCGATTCGGTGGGGCGCGCTGGGAGTAAAGTTCCAGGAGGTGTCTCTTGGGGAAAAGGTGTCTCCTCAACACATCCCTTCATCTTGTATATAAGTGGGTCTCCCACATTACAATGAAACTAATGGATCATTTAGACTCTTTATTTATCTCTTTACATTCATTCTACAATACTATCTTTCTTTTTGTTGCGGTGTTCCATTTTCGACGACGACGCCCAGTGTGAGAGCGACCAAAGTGCATCTCCTAATTGAAAAGCGGGGGTGAGTGAATTACCATTCCAAAAGTTTTCGAGATTCTTTACTTTTGGGCATTTTGGTTCATTAATTGTGTTTCCGGCTAACTGAATGATTCGCACATGATCGTTCAGGCAAGAAAACATGTGAAATCACCAGAGTTTGTACTTCATAATTTAGTTATGTTTCAATCATGCTCGTGTTTTATTCATCTAGTAGCCACTCAATGGTGCGTGTGTCTTATTCCGTTGCCTTGTTTTTTTGCTTGCGAGGAAGGCCGAAACGGTGGCGTCCCAACTCAACCGTGTCCAATTCTTGCTCATATGCAGatggagatatcaacatcaacaTATCCAAGGTTGGCACTTCATAGGTTCGGTTACAAACCACTAATTAGTCGCATCTGCTGATGCACCACCTGACGCACTATGCAAATCAACGCATATATGCTGCCCCTGCACCAAGAAAAAGCGAAACGATACAATAACTTAACCGTGTGAATATGATATGGAAAACATGTGTGGTTGGATTAGTCCACCGGTTCTTGTCGATGTCACGTGATTCTCAGAAGATGCACAAAGCAAAAGTGCAAGCCCCATGTGATGATATGATCTGATCGACGTGCACTGTGGAAGAAGATGGCACCGTATGCCACAACCAGATAAAATTGACACGAATATCTCCTTTAATATCTTCTTTGGTGCGTGAACAATATCTAACTTTAACCAAACACCATTTTATGTACATGTTTtttgaagaaaagaaaaaatgatgATAAAAAAAAAACAATGATCCTACAAAAAAATTCCCACCAAGCAGAGAAATTCCACCGGGACAAACGGAAAGCAACAACCGTTTCATTTCCCAGCAAGCGGCACGCAAGCACGCGCAGTTTGACCACGGCGGACGGCCCGGTCAAACTAAACACGTTGTCCAGCCGCGCACGCCTGGTCGTTGCACTCCACTGACTTGCCGCCGGCGCCGGCCGGCTTCCCGCCCTTGCTCGACCCGTCGGACTCGGCCCTCCGTGTCGACCTCGACCCCCACGCCGCGGAGAAGGTCCGCGACAGGAACGACGGCCACCGGCCGGACTGGCCCAGCCGCACGCTCCTCCCTCTGCGGCTGCTGCCGTCGCCGCCCAGTCGGAGCGCACGGCGCGTGCTGCCCTGGCGGCCGGCCGTGAACGCGACGAGGCTCTGCGTCCGCCGGAGCTTGCCGGCCGCGACGACCTCCCGGAGCACGCTCTCGGGCAGCCGCAGCGTGAACCTCTCGGCGCCGGTGCCGGCTCGTGCGGCGAGCGAGTGCCCTGTCGAGTGCGAGCGCGGGAAGCGCGCTGGCCCGCGGCTGGACTTGGACCGCAGCGCGCGCTTCAGGCTGCCGATGCGCGTCAGCTCGTCGGTCTCCTCCCGTATGATCCTCTCGTCCTCGCTCTCCTCCACGTCGATGACGACGGCGTGCGCCGCCTCCGTTTCAGACGCTGGTTCCTGCGGCTGCGGGGCGGGGTGGACGCTCGACGGCTCGGCCGGCGCGGCATCGCcggcggccggagcgtcggcgtcGTCGCCGGGGACGAGGTTGGCGCGGCAGACCGGGCAGGTGACGTGGGACGCGAGCCAGGTGTCGATGCAGTCCGGGTGGAAGACGTGGGAGCACTTGGGCAGGAGGCGGAgcgtgtcgtcgtcgtcgaactCGCTGATGCAGACGGCGCACTCCAGCGCGCCCTTGACGGCCTTGTGCTCCTTCACGTCGGCGTACGCCATGGTCGGGAAGGTCTCGAGGACGGCCGGGTCGAGCCCGCGCTGCTGCCGCCGCGAGCGCGCCGCCGCGGCGCCGATCGGGAGCGTGGTGGCCGCGTAGGTGTTGTCGCCATAGCAGTGGCGGACGTAGACGGAGAAGaagccgaggaagaagaaggcggcgatgAGGACCACGATGACGATGGCCATGGACGGGCTGAAGTTGGTCGTGTAGTACTGCCCGCCCGGCGGAGGCGGGTTCTGCTGCGCCGCCCCGAGCTCGGCGACGGCGAGCGCCAGGAGGAAGAGGAGCCAGAGGCGGCCAGGTGCCGGTCCCATCgagctactcctactactacctcTGTTGAGCAGGGCTGATGATCGAGCGCAGGGGAGCTGAACGGTTTATAGGCCGGACGATTGGAGAGCTGTGAATTGGGAGGTCCGCCAACGGTGCGCGTTTATATACGTGAGAAGGCAGAGGTGGATGACGGCCGTTTTTTTtttgaaggagaagtagatgttgTTGTAGGTGTGTGTGGAGCGGGAAAGCTGCGGAATTGCTTGGTCCACTGCAAATCCATTGCTGCACCTAGCAAATGGAGTGCTGGTTTTGAGTGTTGCTGCCTCTTACGAGCTTTGCTTtgagtagtactccctccgtaaactaatgatctaaacgtttttatattagtttacggagggagtggaACTTTCTTATCTTGAATAGCGCCAATTTCACACTTTTTAAGCGGGAGTCATATGCTTTGGTCAAATCAAACAATTGAGTGTGCAGCTTTCTGAAGTGCACGGAGGCACAGTGACCCCACCCGGTTTCTTAAAGCAAAGCATATGTTCGTAACCATATTAGTTTCATTATGAAGCTTCCTAACTACATGCACATACTTTCTTTAAAAAAACCAACATGCATGATCATATGCCCCATGGTGGTTGTGGCCGTGGGTGCCACAAGCCACATGCTTGTTTATACATTTTGAATATTTATTCAGTAGGGCACTTTGAAGAGCCAGCTTCATGGAGACCTTGTTTTGGAAAACTTTAAAATTTAAAATTGTCAGTattaaaaaattctaaaaaataaaCATGTACTCACTTTATTTCAAAATAAATGACTCAATTTTGTACTACTTTGATACAAAATTAGTACAAAATCGAATCACTTATTTTAGAACGAAGGAAATATATGATTATGTAATATgtatttgtgtaaaatttcaggacaAATTACATCGAACCACGAGCTGCACAAAATATATGAAATTCTAAACTTTGAGGATGAACAATACATTTTCTTTTTTCGTTGTTCTCGTTTGAACGAATGTCAACCTAAAATTCTACACACAAGTATTATGTCACcaggtatatgtgtgtgtgtgttttaaaCAAAAGACATTGAATTTCAAAGTTTCTAATTAAGGCCTTCATGGAGCATGGTATCCGATTGGCATTTTTGTTATTTGTTCCACTATAAAATTAAAAATGTGTCtactttttaaatttttttaggGTGAAAACAACACTTAATACCTAGCTAAAAGAAGTTTGGGATCTCATTAGAGATCACAGACATAATAACACTTAGTGGGACTGAGAGCTACACCTTATGAAGCTCTTAAACTACATCTTTCTTTTTTGCTAAATTATGAGGGGCATAATTCGCAGACCTTAGTACCCATGCCACCTTCACTTCCTTGAATGAGGACATCGCGTTAATCGCCTCGATCCTCGGCTCAACATGAGAGTAATTTTTGTTACTAGTCTATGCCAATTATACCTGGACATCCTCGGCCCGGCCTGGCCCCAAAATATAGGGCCTAGGCCCTATGTGCTTGCCCGTGGGCCGGGCTTGGGCTTGAGTTTTGAGCCCACCATCAGGGCAGGGCTGGGCTTGGGCTTGGCATATTAGGATTTTAAGGAAGAGGCCCGACCCATGGCCCCAAGCCTGACAAGCTTTTCAACAAATGGGTCGGACTTAGGCTTCAAAGTAGGTGTGATGGCAGGGTGTGGGCCTCAGTTTTCTGCTGTGGGATTTTTAGGGTCTGACTCAAGCCCGGTCCGGCCCGGTCCATGGCTAGATATAATGTCAATGTAATAGGTACGGTATCATAGATATTTTGTAGTCTATGATAATGTAATTGATATTCATGACTGTGTAGTCATTTTGAATTGTAACACTATGTGATGGCTACTTTATTTGTCTCTCATTTTTGTTACACGTCACGTTATCTTTTTTTTTATGTGTCATGCGTGTTACTCTTTTATGTTACATCCATTCTAACTAGTgcaagagcatctccagccgcgcCCCCAACAAATCCCCTAGGTTATTTTTTTCATCGGCGCGGAAAAAATGACCCAATCGCGCCCTGAGGAGCCCATTTTTCATCGGTTAGGGACGAAACTGGCCCTGACGGTCCCAAACAAAACCCATCGTGCTGGGGGGCGCCCGGGGGCGCCGATGGAAATGTTTTTGACACGAAACAGTCGTGGACCCGCCGAGTAAGCGACTAGTGCgcggtcgtcgtcctcatcgcctcGTTTCCCGCGGGAATCAATGCGAAGGATGCGCCGTCGGTCAGCCTTCCCTTGATTCTTCACGGGCGGCGTGGTGAAGGCGCGGTGATGCGTCCCGGCGACGCATGTCTCGTCCGCTTCCGCCACGCGATCACACAGCTACCGCCCGTGTGTCGCCCGCCCCTGGCTATATAAGCCGCCCCTACCCTCGCGGGTGGCCACACGCCTCTCTCGTCAGACCCTCGCCACCGACGTCCTCTCCTTTTTTTTGCCCTTTCGTCGCCGGCCACCTCCTCTCCCCGTCTCGCTCAAATAGTCGAGCGCTTTCCCGACGACGGAGCGGCGGACAAC
This region includes:
- the LOC123396692 gene encoding E3 ubiquitin-protein ligase ATL6-like — encoded protein: MGPAPGRLWLLFLLALAVAELGAAQQNPPPPGGQYYTTNFSPSMAIVIVVLIAAFFFLGFFSVYVRHCYGDNTYAATTLPIGAAAARSRRQQRGLDPAVLETFPTMAYADVKEHKAVKGALECAVCISEFDDDDTLRLLPKCSHVFHPDCIDTWLASHVTCPVCRANLVPGDDADAPAAGDAAPAEPSSVHPAPQPQEPASETEAAHAVVIDVEESEDERIIREETDELTRIGSLKRALRSKSSRGPARFPRSHSTGHSLAARAGTGAERFTLRLPESVLREVVAAGKLRRTQSLVAFTAGRQGSTRRALRLGGDGSSRRGRSVRLGQSGRWPSFLSRTFSAAWGSRSTRRAESDGSSKGGKPAGAGGKSVECNDQACAAGQRV